One stretch of Periplaneta americana isolate PAMFEO1 chromosome 1, P.americana_PAMFEO1_priV1, whole genome shotgun sequence DNA includes these proteins:
- the LOC138708849 gene encoding putative nuclease HARBI1 yields the protein MLDVVQHLQRLPRPRILRDRSNPLQEYDNIDFKIRFRLSKDTFMALLHEIGHHIEKQTARSKAVSASNQLLIALRYYATGAFQTVIGDHIHVNKSTVCRIIRCVTVCIARMREQYISMPQGNSLQTVKQDFFSISNFPNVIGAIDCSHMKIQSPGGHLNEMFRNRKGFLMSLHVGLGQYMTVLYLMPVFYVQSLKTMNIPNCFLLGDNGYPCRAYLLTPLLHPATEAEENYQRSHIATRNTVERLFGVWKRRFPVLALGMRTKISTTLATIVATAVLHNIANEHNENLPEGDVDVEVVDVPVEPVRNNGNATRRALINTVFSRQ from the exons ATGTTGGATGTGGTACAACATCTACAACGTTTACCAAGACCAAGAATACTCAGAGACAGATCTAATCCTCTACAAGAGtatgataatattgattttaagattagatttagattgtcGAAAGACACATTCATGGCTCTCTTACATGAAATAGGGCATCACATTGAAAAACAAACTGCACGCAGTAAGGCAGTATCAGCAAGTAACCAGCTGTTGATTGCCTTGCGCTATTATGCAACAGGAGCATTTCAGACTGTGATAGGGGACCATATACACGttaataaatctacagtttgtagaataataagatgtgtAACTGTATGCATTGCAAGAATGAGAGAGCAATATATTAGTATGCCTCAGGGAAATTCTTtacaaacagtaaagcaggattTCTTTTCAATTAGCAATTTTCCAAACGTTATTGGTGCTATAGACTgtagccatatgaaaattcaaagccctggtggacacttgaatgagatgtTCCGAAACAGGAAGG GATTCTTGATGTCGTTGCACGTTGGCCTGGGTCAGTACATGACAGTACTATATTTGATGCCTGTCTTCTACgtgcaaagtttgaaaacaatgaatATCCCAAATTGTTTTCTTCTAGGAGACAATGGATATCCTTGTAGGGCTTATCTGTTGACTCCACTTCTTCATCCTGCTACAGAAGCTGAAGAAAACTATCAGAGGTCGCATATAGCAACAAGAAACACAGTAGAGAGATTATTTGGAGTTTGGAAGAGGAGATTTCCTGTCCTGGCACTAGGAATGAGGACGAAAATATCTACAACATTGGCGACCATTGTGGCGACAGCAGTTCTGCACAATATAGCTAATGAACATAATGAAAACTTACCCGAAGGAGATGTTGATGTTGAGGTGGTAGATGTGCCTGTGGAGCCTGTTCGTAACAATGGAAATGCAACAAGAAGAGCATTAATAAACACAGTGTTCTCCAGGCAGTAA